The Treponema phagedenis DNA segment AGCTCACGTACCTTGAATCACTTGTTCGTTTACGAACAATCCAAGCACAAACGCTTACGCGTGCACGAATACTTTTGCTTAAAAGCAAGGGGCTGTCCATTAAGGAAACAGCCGACAAGGTAGGCTATACGTATAGAAGCGTTGCGCTCTGCCTTAAGAAATATAAGCAGGGCGGCGTAGAGCATGCTCTCACCGATGCACCCGGACGCGGAAACAATCCGGAAATTACCGATGAAGAGAAATCGTGGATTATAAATCTCGCTTGTCAAAAACCGACTACTTTTGGGTATGCTGCAGAAACATGGACTTACGCACTGTTAACAAAGCATATTAACACCACCGCTGAAAGTGCAGGATACCTACGGCTCGCTACTATCCATAAAACAACGGTATTTAAAATACTAACTGAAGCAGACATTAAACCTTACAAAATAGAATATTACTGTGAAAACAGAGACCCTGACTGTGATAGAAAAATGCACAATGTTTTACTCGTTTATAAGCAACTTGAACTTTATTTTGAGGAAAATAAGCCATTACAGACAGAAGAAGGGAAGAATATCCATGTTGTTTCGTATGATGAGAAGCCCGGCATACAAGCTATCGCGACGACAAGCGATGATTTACCTGCTGATGAAACCCATCAATGCATTCGCCGTGATTATGAATACAAACGGCTTGGCACGCTCTCACTTTTAGCAGGCATTGATTTACAGACGGGGGATGCCATTCCTCTTGTAAGCGACAGTCACACCAGTAAAGATTATGTGCAATTTCTTAAAATACTTGATGAACGATACCCGCAAGAAGATAAAATTAGAATCATTTTGGATAACTTAAAAGTACATACCTCCAAAGAAACCATTCGATATCTTTCAACGGTACCGGGAAGATTTGAGTTTGTGTTTACGCCAAAACATGGTTCTTGGTTAAATATGATTGAAGGATTTTTCAGCAAACTAACAAGACAACTGTTGCGGGGCATGAGAGTAAAATCAAAAACAGAGTTAGTTAATCGACTGTATAAATACTTTGACGAGATTAATGAAGAGCCAGTCGTATTCCATTGGAAATACAATCTTGATGATCTCGATGTTTCTGAAGCGGTTATAACCGACGCTCTCAAATATGAACTTAATTAGAAAACGTTATACTAGTTATGCGATAGCACGCAAGGACTCCTTTTCGAAAGGAGTCCTTGACATGTAAATAACCGTATATTATATTGTTGTTAGCTGGAGAGCCTTAAAAAATCAAGCTCTCTACTATATCTAAATTACCATGGAAGGCAATTTACAGAAAAAGTTTCACACACTCTTTTTGAAAAAATGCTTCGCCGTCCTCCGTTCGTCTAACGCAATGCCCTATTACCCCAAAAACTTCCGCCCTCCTCTGCCTATGTCGATTATTTTTGCATCTTTATGTGTGAAAGTCATCAGTGAAAATAGTTTGCACAATAAAAACCACCCTCCGGTGCAGGAGTTAAAGGGCAACCGCCCCTTAAAATGCAAAACCCTCCTTATACAAGTATGGAAATTACCCGAATTTTCCTTGCCGCAGAAAATAATTTGTCTTTAAGCAAAAAAGATTTAGGTACTATCTAAAAAGATTTAGGTACTATCTAAAAAGATTTAGGTACTATCTAAAAAGATTTAGGTACTATCTAAAAAGATTTAGGTACTATCTAAAAAGATTTAGGTACTATCTAAAAAGATTTAGGTACTATCTAAAAAGATTTAGGTACTATCTAAAAAGATTTAGGTACTATCTAAAAAGATTTAGGTACTATCTAAAAAGATTTAGGTACTATCTAAAAAGATTTCGATACTATCTAAAATAATTTGTCTTAAAGCAAAAATAATTTGTCTTAAAGCAAAAAAGATTTCTCTTAAAGGAAAAACAACCTACCGGTGCAGCACTCAAAAGCCGGGGTCTAAGAGGTAGCATTCCCCTTAATGCGAAGCATAGGCAGGTTAAGGGCTGCCCAAGCCCTTAATGCGAAGCATAAGCGGGGGTTCAAGGCGGCAGCCCTTTGTTCATGGTAAGTCCCGGTGTTTTTCATACAAATCCTTTCAAAATTAAGCCATTTATGATATTATTTTCTACTATAATATATGAAATACATGAAGGAGTTTCGGTGCAAAACGCAGGTGCACAGGATTTGCTGAAAAGGATTTTCGGGCATACAGAGTTTAGAAGCAGACAGGAAGATATTATCAATGCGATTCTTGCAGGCAATGATACGCTTGCGGTAATGCCCACCGGTGCGGGGAAGTCGCTTTGCTATCAAATACCCGCAATTATGATGAGTGGCGTAACGCTTGTTGTCTCCCCGCTGATTTCGTTGATGAAGGATCAGGTTGATGCATTAACCGAGAACGGTGTTTCCGCTGCCTATATTAACAGCAGTCTTGAATACACCGAATATTGCGCCATTCTTTCAGGTGTCCGTGCGGGGACTTTTAAGCTTATCTACATTGCCCCCGAACGTATCGAAAACAGTTTCTTTTTACAGCTTATCTCGGAAATCTCTGTTTCCATGCTGGTGGTTGATGAGGCGCACTGCATCAGTCAATGGGGGCATGATTTCAGACCGAGTTACCGAAATATTGCCGCAATGGTGCAAACGCTTAAAAAGCGTCCGATTGTAAGTGCTTTCACCGCAACCGCAACAAAGCCCGTGCAGGAAGATATCATCAAACAGCTCAATTTGCAAAATCCTTTTACGGTGGTTACCAGCTTTAATCGGAAAAACATTTTCTTTTCGGTGGTGCATAATGCGGACAAACACGAATATCTTATTTCAAACCTTAATAAAAATACCTCCGCAATTATTTACTGCGCCACACGGAAGATTTGCGAAGAAGTGTATAGCTTTTTAAAGAAAAACAACTATCCGGTCAGCATATACCATGCGGGATTGAGCGAAAAAGAAAGAGCGCAAAACCAAGAACTTTTTATGTATGATAAAAAGCCGATTATGGTGGCAACATTGGCATTCGGCATGGGAATTGATAAATCAAATGTGCGGGAAGTTATTCACTATAATCTTCCTCGCTCAATAGAAAATTATTATCAGGAGGCGGGGCGCTGCGGCAGAGACGGAGAAAGCGCAAAGGCAACCTTGCTTTTTTCCGCGCAGGATAAGTTTATCAATACCTTTTTAATAGAAAATTCGGGCGGCAGACAGGAAGAGTATGATAAATTGGAGTCAATGCTTGCCTACGCAAAAACAAATCACTGTCTACGCAAAAAACTTCTTGCTTATTTTAATGAAGAACTTGCTGAAGATTGCGGCGCGTGCTCAAACTGCAAGGCTGCGTTTATCGAAAAAGATATCAGCATAGAAGCGCAAAAGATTCTTTCTTGTGTAAAAAGGACGAACGAGCGTTTCGGCTCGGGGCTTATTGCGGATGTGCTGATCGGCGCAAACACCAAACGCGTCAAAGATTTCGGTTTTGATTCGCTTTCTACCTACGGGATTATGAAAGGAGAGACAAAAAGAACGGTAGTCCGCCTGATTGACGAGCTTATTGCGCAGGAATGCTTGGTCAGCAGCGGCTACCCTCGCCCGATTTTGCAGCTTAACCGGAAATCATGGGCAGTCTTAAAGGGCGAAAAGGTATTTATAAAGGAGCACAAGGCGATACGCCAAGAACACAAACAACTGCGCCCCGAACTTCTTGCAGAGCTGCAAACATGGCGCAAACTGCGGGCTGAAAAAGAAAACGTTCCGCCTTTTATTATTCTTTCTGACGCAAGCTTGCACTCGCTTACCGCCTTACTGCCGGTAACAACCGAAGAGCTTTTGCAGGTTGAAGGCATTGGAGAGTTTAAAAACGAAAAATACGGCGCAGAGCTGAAAACCATTATTACCGCATACAGAAACGCATACCCTGATGAAAAGCCTATTCTGCTCAATCAAAAAATAAAAAAGCCGCCAAAAAAGAAGGAAAAAGGAGCAATATCCGAAACGGTTATGCAAAGCTACTCCTTATACAGTCAAGGCTTGAGTATTGAACAAATAGCGGAAGAGCGCGCATTAAGCCCGCAAACAATCGAAAAGCATATCTGCGATTGCTATGAGCAGGGCCTTGCCGTCGACATTTACGCATTCACAACACCGGAAGAAGAAACCCTGATTTTACAAGCAGCGGAAAAAACAGGCAGCAAATACCTGCGCCCCATCAAAGATCTCCTCCCCGAATCCGTCTCCTACCTCGCAATCAAACTTGTCTGCATAAAACAAAAAACCGTCAATTCGCAAATAAACCAATCAGAAGTGAGCCAATGACAAACAATCGAACACACATCGCATTGCTTCTATGCTCGGTTTTCAAGAGGTAACGAATGAAGGTTTAACGTTCGGGAAAAACCTTCACGCACAAACATCCGTCCCCATTCTGATTGTAGCTTTGGTATGCTTGCCAAAATTACAGCTGCCGATTTTAAAGTCATCATTTATATTTAGTACTGATTAAGGAATTCAGAACCTCGTGTAGCGTTTTGTAATTAACTTCCTGTTATAAAAATTGGAGTATCAACAATAAGGAACTGCGGATTTAAACATTCCTATGGTAAATTGCTCGCCCTTGCTCAAATTCAAACGATGTTTAAAAGCATCAACACTGTTTTGTAAAATTGAAGCTTTTAAACTCGTTGGCGAACCATAGGTAGAAACCCCAAGGGTTCGCCCTGTGGTAAGTTTGCTCACCGTTGCGCCGTGTCGGGCTCTTTTTTATAAAATTGTGTATGATTCGTATGAAATTATTTTGGGCAGCAGTATGGTAATTTATAGTTTTACCCCGCTGTGTGCAATTCCTTCAATAAAATGCTTTTGAAAAATAAAAAAGAGGATGATTATCGGAAACACCGCCATGACAGCGCCTGCCATTTGCCCGGGTAAATCATTCATATAACGGCCTTGTAATGTTGCCAACGCAGGGCCTAAAATCATTTTTTCAGGTTTGGTGTTGACAATGAGCGGCCACATAAAATCATTCCATGCAAATTTTGCGGTAAAAATAATCAGTACCACGACGCCCGGCATAATGAGGGGCACCATAATAGAGGCATATATTCGTAATGGTGAACAGGCATCAATAATTGCTGCTTCTTCCAGTTCACGCGGCAAGGCTAAAAAGAATTGGCGCAATAGAAAAGTACCAAAGGCGCTAAAAAGGTTCGGCAAAAAAAGTGCGGGGATGGTATCTAGCATTCCTATTTTTAAAATGATCATATATTGCGGTACCAAAAAAATTTGCCCCGGAACCATTAAAATGGCAAGCATTATAATAAAAAGTATATTTTTCCCGAAAAAATGCAGCCGCGCAAAAGCATAGGCAGCCATTGAACAAAAAAGTATTTGCGCACAAACGGTAACAACGGTAGAAATAATACTATTGAGATAAATACGGGCAAAAGGCAAAGCCGCTATTGTTGTTTTATAGCTTTTAAATTGCAGGCGGCTTGGAAATAATACCGGCGGTATGCGCATGGCTTCTCCACTTGTTTTAAAAGAAGTAAAAATCATCCAAAGAAAGGGCGTGATGACCGCACCGATGCCGAGGAGTAATAGCAAATGTATAACTGTTTTTTTTACCGCATGCTGTTTAATCATAATTGACCCACTTTTTTTGCAATTTTAATTGCACAATAGTAATACACATAATAATCAGAAAAATAAACACCGAAAGAGCGGAAGCATAACCTTTTTTTCCATAATCAAAGGCATAGCGGTAAAACATCATTACCAGAGATTGGGTTGATTCATAGGCTATACTCGCTTTTCCCACCATCATGTATATAGTATCGAATACTTGAAACCCGCTTATCATTGAGGTAAGCATTACGAAAAAAAGAGAGGGTGTCAAAAGAGGTAGGGTGATATGAAAAAACTGCGTAAACACTCCTGCCCCATCAATCCGTGCTGCTTCGTAATAACTGCGTGAAATTCCTTGCATTCCCGCAAGCAAAATAACCATGTTGTAGCCTGCACTGCTCCATATCGCAACAATAATAATCATGTATAGCGCAGTAGACGGCTCGGAAAGCCAGTTCCTTGGACTCATTCCCGCAACAGCTAAGATTTGATTCAATAAGCCGTATTGACCATTGAATATCCATTTCCACACCATCGCAATTGCAGCAGGCATTGTTACTGCGGGTAAAAAATAGAGTGTTCTGTACAGTGATTTTCCTCTGATAGAACTATTAAGCAGTGCTGCGAGGAATGTTGAAACTGCCATTCCGATGGGAACAGAGATAATGGCATAGATAAAGGTATTATACGCAGTAGACCAAAATTCCGGATCTGCAATGATTGTGGTATAGTTTTTAATTCCGGTAAATTTTGCGCGGTTAAAATTATTAATGTCATAAAAACTATTGAGAAAATTTTGTATAAACGGGTAGATATAGAAAATAAGTAATCCGATAAAAACCGGACCAATAAAAAAATACCCCCACAGTGATTGTTGTATCTTTTTCCTATGCATTATATGCAGCCCCCTTTTTGAGAGAGCGGGCAACAGAGGCGCCTCTTGAGGTAGTCATACGGTATGCCTGAGATAAGGCGAGTCTATTGTCCGCTCATCAATAAAACCGAGCGGAAAACTGGAGCATCTTGAAAACCCGCCTGAGTTTTCAAGATGCCTTGAGCTTATTGCGCTAAAATTTTGTCTGCTTCTTTTGCCAAATTTTTACATGCTTCTTCTACCGATATTTGTCCTGCGTATGCCTGCTTAAGCCACTTGTCTTCGGCAGTGAATAATTGGGACGAAACATAACATGCGGGTAAAAGCGTTGCCAAATCCGCCTGGTTTGTATAGGCTTTTAAATTAATTGAAGGCTGAGACTCAGAAAAATAATGCTGCGCATCTTTCCGTGCGGAAATAACCGTACCGCTTTCACCCTGAATTTTCATTGCCTCAGAACTGCCGAGCCAGAGGGCAAAGTCTATTGCAGCTTCTTTATGCTTTGATTTTTCATACACTGTATAGGCAAGACCGTTTATAACATTTGCCTTCTTTTTATAGGCAGGCGCTTCCACAAGATCAATGATATCTTTTATAACCTCATTTTGCATATATTCGGGCGTCATATAAGATCCTGCCCATAACATTGCAATTCTGCCCGACTCAAAAAGAGCATCAGGACCAGTGTCAGTCAGATCGGCAAAACTCGGCGAAGCACCTTTGTTTATTAAATCCACCCATATTTGAATTCCCTCTATTGTTTTAGGATCATCATAACCGCTTTTTGTTTTGTCTTTGTTCAGGATATACCCTCCTGCTCCGAATACGGTATTGTAATAACAGGTTTGAAAATCCAGAGGAGCGGCAATACCGTATATTTGTTTTGTTTTATCGGTAAGTTTTATCGCTGCTGCCTTCATATCCTCCCATGTCCAATTATCAGTCGGATAGGGTACTTGCGCTTCGTCAAAAAGTTTTTTATTAAACCAAAGAGCATTAGTATCAAAATCTTTTGGAACACCGTACGACTTTCCGTCAAATGTGTAAAAATCAATAAGAGATTGAGGGAAATTTTCTCCGGTAATGCCTTGGGCACGCATGAGCTCGGTTAAATCGGCAACCAGTCCTGCCTCAACATATTTTTCGATATTCAATCCATTCATCCAAAACACATCGGGAGCAGTTCCGCCTACCGCACTTGCTTCCAATTTTGTCCAGTACTCGCGCCCCCTATACGGCGTAAGTTGCACGGTTACCGTAACATCTGAGTGGCGTGCATGATATGCTTCTGCAAGTTTTTTCATAACGGGTTCTTGATTTTTATCCCAGATACCGAGCACAAGCGTAATCGCTGTTTCAGAATTTTGCTGAGTATCTTGTTTACTACAGCCGGTATATACCATAAGCGATAGTACCGTACAAACCATCAATGTAATTAATAGTGTTTTCGTTTTCATAGTTTCTCCCTTAAAAAGTTTTGAAGCAGCATCAACGCTTACGGTCATGCTTTGCAAAGAAATGGATTATATGCTTTTTCAATGCTGTTACAAATCAGATTCCGATAAGCTGTTTATCAGCGCTTCTATTGCAAAACAAAGATTTTACCGACAGCAAGATACAAACCTCAATTAAAAATTTTCCGTAAAAGGCAAGAGCACCCCTCAATATTTGCGCTAAGCAAAAGGATTCTGCAGTCCGTTTCCTTACATTCAGATCAGGCAGTTTTAGCAGTAAACCTTAGGCAAGTAAAAAAGTCTTTGCGTTCTTTAACCTCTTCGGCTTCCTACAGCTCTTCAATACTGTTCAATAAATTTTCCAAATCGCTTTTTGTTTTTGCCTCTCGAAGGGCTTGAATGTTTTCATCGCCATCGAATAAGTTCATAACTTCCATAATGCCTTCTTCAGTTAAGGCCTTTGCATCCGGTGCACAGATACAAAGAACAATATCTACCGGGTCATTTTCTTCGTGATTAAATTTAACCGGCTCTTTTAATGTAACAAGCGCAAAACCGATAGTCTTTGCTCCGGTTTCAGGACGCGCATGTGGCATCGCTATTCCCGGTGCAATTACATAATACGGACCGTGTTCTTTCGCAACCTGTATCACCGCATCGTAATACTCCGGCTTAATACAATCATGTTGTAAAAGAATGTCGGTTCCCAGTTTAATGGCTTCTTGCCATGTCCCCGCCTCTGCCTGAAGTTTAAAGGCTTCCTTTTCAAGTAAAAATTTTTTAAGCATTGTATGCCCTCCTAATATAAGAATTTACGTTCTTCAAAATGAATGATAAAATTTTTTATATGAGTAATATCATCTGCTTTTAACGGAACGGTTATTTGTATAATTGGCACCGAAAGCTTTTGAATTCCGATTGTAGAAATAACAAAATCTATTTTCTTTTCTTTGATATAATCGTCCGTAAGCTTTCTAAGCGAAACAGTTTCTATTATTTTAAATTCGGGAAAACGCATTTTAATTTGCTTGGCAAGAATAGAGCTGACTAAAATACCGGTAACACAAACAAGCGCTACGGAAAAATTTTGTTTTTTCTTTTTTAAAAATAAAAAACAAATAGCTAAAAAACTATGCACTATCTCATCTGATAACTCCATTGCCAAGTTGTGTTCCAAATACTGCTTTGCTGTTGGCATAAAAGTATTTATCTCTGAACTTGCATATTGTACATGCTGGAAATCAAATAAATAATTAATATTCTTATCCGTAGAAAATATTTTTCTGTACTGATTCACTACATGAAGAATGTTTTGGTACAAAAGATATTCCGCCCTCTTTGTTGATGTAATATATCCGTTAAAATTATTTTCTACCAAAGACATAAAGCCTCTAGCCACAGATTCACATTTTTCCCAATCATCGATTATGTTCATAGTTTCGGTATTTAAAATACTGATAAATAAAAAGGCGGATTCATATACATGTGTTTTTGATAAAGGAGAGCAATAAAAAAAGTATTGCAAATATTCGGCGATATTTTTATATTTTCCTTCTATTGTTTTATCATTTAATTCAAAATGATATTCTTGAATATGAAATCCGTTCACGCACCGCATTTTCGCAACTGCCAAATAAAAAAAAATAACAAAAAAATCAATATCGGAAAATTCATACCCCACAATTCGCTCAAGGTTTTCCGTGAAGATAAATAGTCTTTTCATATCGATTCGTTTTCTGAAAAAATTAAATACAGTTGAGGTAAACGAATAAAACTGCATTTTGCTATTTTCATTATATATGAAATTATACAGTAGTGTCATAAATTCATTTGGATCAAGATATAGACAAGCATTCTTTAATGCAAAAATTCTTATATCAATTTCTTCTCCATCGATACAAGTTCCCACTCCCGGTTTTCGTGATATTGTGCAGCCTGTGCCGATAAAAGAATTTTCCAAGTCGGTTAATATTTTGGAAATAGTTGATTCGGAGAGTTTTAATTTTGATGAAAGAAATGAAAGCTTCGTGATACTTTTTTTTGTGAGCAAAGAAAAAAATAATAAAAGACTTTTTTCTTTTTGTGAAAAAGCATCGCTGGAGTTGTTTGATACCAGTTTTTCTATAAGAGCAATTTTGTCACGCTTTTCTCCTACAAGCAAAAAACCTTTTCCTCGAATTCTATTTATTTTTAAATTAAACTTCTCTATATAAAATTCGATTTGCGGTAATAAACGAAAAAAAGTTCTTTCGCTTATACCCGCCTTGTCAGCTATAAAAAAAGAGGAAATATAATCTTCGGAATCGAACAAAGTTTTGATAATCAAAACAGCTCTGCTATCAATATCTTCCATACGTATCATTTTATACGATAAATGACAGTTTTGCAAAACAAAAATTGTTTTTTGTTAATAAATGGTATACTCAATTCCGCCGGTCTCAGAACATACTCACAAACCGCCATTGTAGAGCGATGTTTAAAACAGAAAACGCTCATGTTTAGATTTCGGTTTTAAATTCACCGACTTAGTTTTATCACAATTATAAAAATTAAGTTATGGACTCTGCTGTCGTTGTGCTCTTTTAAGCGCGCATAAAGGATCCGGGTTCGCATTTTTGAAAAATGCGCTATCGTCCGCCTAACGCATGTTCAGCATTGTATATCCTTGTATAATGCTGAACAATGAGTTTTTTCCGTTTACTTTTTAGTACGGACAAAACTCATTTCTGCTTGGAACCGCCGCCGTCTGTAGCGGTTCTGCTTATTGTTTTCATGTTCCCTATGCGGTTATTTTTTTGGCGTAACCACTGCGCTTGCCTTACCCTGTCTGCTGTTTATCTAAAATAGCGCTCAGCATTGCGTGCGCATCACGGATATCATTCTCCCATGAAGGATTGCCGGTGTACCACATTTCCGCTACAAAGCGTCTGACGCCGAGCTGCCATGCTTTTTGTATTCCGCCTTCAAAGTCTACATGTCCGGTGCCAAAAGGGATTTCGCGGTATTTACCGGAAACGGTTTCTTTTAAGTGCATTGCAATAAGATGTCCACGTCCTGTTTCCAAATCTGACAATACATCAGTTTTATATTTGCAAGCAGCATTGGTAATATTTCCGAGATCGGGATACACACCAAGATACGGAGAATGAATGGATTTTACATAGTGCATTGCTTTTTCTGTTGTATCCATAAACTCAGTTTCCATTGTTTCAAAGCCGAGCATGATTCCTGCTTTTGCTGCCATATCTACAGCCTTTTGCAAATTACTCGCGAAAAAATTTTTCGTCTCTTCATTGCCCTGTTCATAATATACATCATAACCGGCAAGTTGGATGATTCTAATTCCCAATGCAGAAGCAAGCACAACCGCTTTTTCCATTATTTCAAGACTTTTGCTTCGAATCTTTTCATCCATGCTTCCAAGAGGATATTTTCGATGTCCGCTTAAACACATACTTCGAAAACAAATCCCCGTTTCACTCATTATATTATTAAGACGTTGTATTTCAGTGCGAGAATAATCAAGCCGTTTGAGTTTTTCATCAGTTTCATCAACACTAATTTCAACAAAATCAAATCCGCATTTTGCAGCTGTTCGCAGAGCTTCCTCATACGATAATGAAGAAGGCATTGCTTTTTCATATAAGCCAAGCTGATATACTTTTTCCATTACACGCTCCCATAAAATTTTTTGAAGGATTTGTCAAAACCATACTGTCTTACTCGGAATAATTAAACTGCCGACCAAAGCTGCCCGCGGTTCAAATTCCAAAAGCATCTTTTTATGTTTTCAAGACGACAGCACAAAAATAACGTTTTAAAAAATACAGTTACTCGTTAAACACACAATCCGTTGTTATTCCTGAACGGATTGTGCATTACCTTCTTTTGTAATTCTTTTTAATAAGAAGAGTCTATCATATTTTTTTACTCTGCCCGTAATAGGCATTTGCTCCGTGTTTACGCAGATAGTGTTTATCTTGTAA contains these protein-coding regions:
- a CDS encoding IS630 family transposase; the protein is MPKPPSKLELNPEELTYLESLVRLRTIQAQTLTRARILLLKSKGLSIKETADKVGYTYRSVALCLKKYKQGGVEHALTDAPGRGNNPEITDEEKSWIINLACQKPTTFGYAAETWTYALLTKHINTTAESAGYLRLATIHKTTVFKILTEADIKPYKIEYYCENRDPDCDRKMHNVLLVYKQLELYFEENKPLQTEEGKNIHVVSYDEKPGIQAIATTSDDLPADETHQCIRRDYEYKRLGTLSLLAGIDLQTGDAIPLVSDSHTSKDYVQFLKILDERYPQEDKIRIILDNLKVHTSKETIRYLSTVPGRFEFVFTPKHGSWLNMIEGFFSKLTRQLLRGMRVKSKTELVNRLYKYFDEINEEPVVFHWKYNLDDLDVSEAVITDALKYELN
- the recQ gene encoding DNA helicase RecQ; its protein translation is MILFSTIIYEIHEGVSVQNAGAQDLLKRIFGHTEFRSRQEDIINAILAGNDTLAVMPTGAGKSLCYQIPAIMMSGVTLVVSPLISLMKDQVDALTENGVSAAYINSSLEYTEYCAILSGVRAGTFKLIYIAPERIENSFFLQLISEISVSMLVVDEAHCISQWGHDFRPSYRNIAAMVQTLKKRPIVSAFTATATKPVQEDIIKQLNLQNPFTVVTSFNRKNIFFSVVHNADKHEYLISNLNKNTSAIIYCATRKICEEVYSFLKKNNYPVSIYHAGLSEKERAQNQELFMYDKKPIMVATLAFGMGIDKSNVREVIHYNLPRSIENYYQEAGRCGRDGESAKATLLFSAQDKFINTFLIENSGGRQEEYDKLESMLAYAKTNHCLRKKLLAYFNEELAEDCGACSNCKAAFIEKDISIEAQKILSCVKRTNERFGSGLIADVLIGANTKRVKDFGFDSLSTYGIMKGETKRTVVRLIDELIAQECLVSSGYPRPILQLNRKSWAVLKGEKVFIKEHKAIRQEHKQLRPELLAELQTWRKLRAEKENVPPFIILSDASLHSLTALLPVTTEELLQVEGIGEFKNEKYGAELKTIITAYRNAYPDEKPILLNQKIKKPPKKKEKGAISETVMQSYSLYSQGLSIEQIAEERALSPQTIEKHICDCYEQGLAVDIYAFTTPEEETLILQAAEKTGSKYLRPIKDLLPESVSYLAIKLVCIKQKTVNSQINQSEVSQ
- a CDS encoding carbohydrate ABC transporter permease; its protein translation is MIKQHAVKKTVIHLLLLLGIGAVITPFLWMIFTSFKTSGEAMRIPPVLFPSRLQFKSYKTTIAALPFARIYLNSIISTVVTVCAQILFCSMAAYAFARLHFFGKNILFIIMLAILMVPGQIFLVPQYMIILKIGMLDTIPALFLPNLFSAFGTFLLRQFFLALPRELEEAAIIDACSPLRIYASIMVPLIMPGVVVLIIFTAKFAWNDFMWPLIVNTKPEKMILGPALATLQGRYMNDLPGQMAGAVMAVFPIIILFFIFQKHFIEGIAHSGVKL
- a CDS encoding carbohydrate ABC transporter permease, which produces MHRKKIQQSLWGYFFIGPVFIGLLIFYIYPFIQNFLNSFYDINNFNRAKFTGIKNYTTIIADPEFWSTAYNTFIYAIISVPIGMAVSTFLAALLNSSIRGKSLYRTLYFLPAVTMPAAIAMVWKWIFNGQYGLLNQILAVAGMSPRNWLSEPSTALYMIIIVAIWSSAGYNMVILLAGMQGISRSYYEAARIDGAGVFTQFFHITLPLLTPSLFFVMLTSMISGFQVFDTIYMMVGKASIAYESTQSLVMMFYRYAFDYGKKGYASALSVFIFLIIMCITIVQLKLQKKWVNYD
- a CDS encoding ABC transporter substrate-binding protein — its product is MKTKTLLITLMVCTVLSLMVYTGCSKQDTQQNSETAITLVLGIWDKNQEPVMKKLAEAYHARHSDVTVTVQLTPYRGREYWTKLEASAVGGTAPDVFWMNGLNIEKYVEAGLVADLTELMRAQGITGENFPQSLIDFYTFDGKSYGVPKDFDTNALWFNKKLFDEAQVPYPTDNWTWEDMKAAAIKLTDKTKQIYGIAAPLDFQTCYYNTVFGAGGYILNKDKTKSGYDDPKTIEGIQIWVDLINKGASPSFADLTDTGPDALFESGRIAMLWAGSYMTPEYMQNEVIKDIIDLVEAPAYKKKANVINGLAYTVYEKSKHKEAAIDFALWLGSSEAMKIQGESGTVISARKDAQHYFSESQPSINLKAYTNQADLATLLPACYVSSQLFTAEDKWLKQAYAGQISVEEACKNLAKEADKILAQ
- a CDS encoding PTS sugar transporter subunit IIA yields the protein MLKKFLLEKEAFKLQAEAGTWQEAIKLGTDILLQHDCIKPEYYDAVIQVAKEHGPYYVIAPGIAMPHARPETGAKTIGFALVTLKEPVKFNHEENDPVDIVLCICAPDAKALTEEGIMEVMNLFDGDENIQALREAKTKSDLENLLNSIEEL
- a CDS encoding BglG family transcription antiterminator — protein: MEDIDSRAVLIIKTLFDSEDYISSFFIADKAGISERTFFRLLPQIEFYIEKFNLKINRIRGKGFLLVGEKRDKIALIEKLVSNNSSDAFSQKEKSLLLFFSLLTKKSITKLSFLSSKLKLSESTISKILTDLENSFIGTGCTISRKPGVGTCIDGEEIDIRIFALKNACLYLDPNEFMTLLYNFIYNENSKMQFYSFTSTVFNFFRKRIDMKRLFIFTENLERIVGYEFSDIDFFVIFFYLAVAKMRCVNGFHIQEYHFELNDKTIEGKYKNIAEYLQYFFYCSPLSKTHVYESAFLFISILNTETMNIIDDWEKCESVARGFMSLVENNFNGYITSTKRAEYLLYQNILHVVNQYRKIFSTDKNINYLFDFQHVQYASSEINTFMPTAKQYLEHNLAMELSDEIVHSFLAICFLFLKKKKQNFSVALVCVTGILVSSILAKQIKMRFPEFKIIETVSLRKLTDDYIKEKKIDFVISTIGIQKLSVPIIQITVPLKADDITHIKNFIIHFEERKFLY
- a CDS encoding L-ribulose-5-phosphate 3-epimerase; amino-acid sequence: MEKVYQLGLYEKAMPSSLSYEEALRTAAKCGFDFVEISVDETDEKLKRLDYSRTEIQRLNNIMSETGICFRSMCLSGHRKYPLGSMDEKIRSKSLEIMEKAVVLASALGIRIIQLAGYDVYYEQGNEETKNFFASNLQKAVDMAAKAGIMLGFETMETEFMDTTEKAMHYVKSIHSPYLGVYPDLGNITNAACKYKTDVLSDLETGRGHLIAMHLKETVSGKYREIPFGTGHVDFEGGIQKAWQLGVRRFVAEMWYTGNPSWENDIRDAHAMLSAILDKQQTG